GTCCGGAATCCCTTTGGGATTCTTCCGATCCACCTGGGCGATTGGCTGATTTCTTTATCCCTGAGGTTGGTTTTTGTTCGGCAAGGATGGCATGACGTGTTCGGCAGCACTTCCAGAACTTCACTCCAATCTTCTTATTTTCGGCCTGATGCCCGGAACTTTCCGGGTGGAACGGGCTCCATTCCGGGTAGAACGGAGTCCATTCCGGGGGAATTAGCCTCCAATTCGGGGGAATCGGCGTCCATTCCGGGGGAATCGGCGTCCATTCCGGGGGAAATGGCTTCCGATTCGGGGGAATTTAAGCCCATTTCGGGGGAATTGGCCTCCAATTCGGGTGAAACGGAGTCCAATTCGGGTGAATTGAGGTCCGTTTCGGGTGAAACGGAGTCCGATTCAGTCGGCCTAAATATGGCGTGTCCGCAATCCTTTTATTCGAACCCGTTGAAAATAAGCGGGTTGGAAACTTTTAACCATTTTAACCAGAATTCCCCGGTGGATTCATAGAGAAAGTCAACATAGATGGCCCTCGACTAATCGCCGGGGGTTCGCAATATTGGACGTCCGATGAAGCGAGTGTGTGTGCAATGCGGTTCGAATCCCGGTTTTGCGCCCGTCTATCTGGAGGCGGCGCGTGAGCTGGGCCGCGTGCTGGGCCGCCAGCGCCTGGCCGGTTATCATCCGCCGCAGGTGGATAAGTGGATGGAGAAAAACAAGGTCACGACATGAAACGATTACGCAATATTCTCGGCCCCCTGCTCTCGGCGGTGGTGATGGCCAATGCCGCAGCCGCCGAAAAGGAGACTGCCCCTGAAACCAACGCGCTGCCCTTCAAGGTGAAGAACCCATCCATGACGGAAGGGGAGGCGCAGCCGAAGCATTGGACGGATAAATGGATCGCCTCGGGAAAAATCAGCATCCGCCGCGACGCGCAGGTGTTCAAGTCCGCCCCCGCCGCGCTGGCGGTGGAAAGCATCGGCGGCGCCGCGCAGGCGCAGGCGATGCAATTCATTGAAGCGCCCGCGGGCACCCGCTTCCGGCTGACCGCCTGGGCGCGGGCCACGGGCAAAGCCAATGCCCTCGTCGGCATTCAATCGTACACCGCCGATTGGAAAGGCATCGAGTTTAAAGCCGTGGGCAATGCCATGGCGGGACTCGATTGGCAAAGGGTCTCAGGGGAAATCACGCTGCCAGCCAAAACCGCGCGCTTCGGCATCCTGCTGATGATCCAGGGCGACGGCAAGGTCTGGCTGGATGATGTCGCGGTCGAGCCCGCCGGAGGCGCAGCCGGTGATGCGGCGGGCGCGGGCACAACGGCGGCCAAGCCCAAAGTGGTCGCCCCACCCAAACCGGCAAATGCCTGGAGTCCCGGGGAAGGCTTCTACCCGGATTACCCGCAAGCGTGGCGCCAGGTGTTGCAAGGGCAGTTGGACCGCGCCAAGCAGGGCAACGTCAACCTGTTGTTTATTGGTGATTCCCTCACGCAAGGCTGGGATAAGGCGCTTTGGAAAGAGCGCTTCGAGCCGTTGGGCGCGGTGAACTTTGGCGTCGGCGGCGATGGCACGCCCCAGGTGCTGTACCGCATCGAGCACGGCATCCTCGACGGCCTTGCCCCCAAAACCGTGGTGCTGATGATCGGCATCAACAACACCTGGCCGGGATACTCGGCGGCGGATACGGTGAAAGGCATCACGGCCTGCGTGCAGGCCATCGCACAAAAGCTTCCGCAGACCCGCATCCTGCTGCTGGGCGTGCTGCCCATCTTTGACCGGCAGGATGGCGTGCGCAACACCATCAAGGCGATCAATGCGGAGATCGCCAAATTGGCGGATGGCCAGCGCGTGCGGTTCCTGGATTTCGGGGATAAGTTCTTGAACGCGGACGGGAGCCGGATCACCGAGCTTTACCAGCCGGATCGCCTGCACCTCACGCCGAAAGCGTACCGGATTTGGGCGGATGCCCTGGCGCCGCTGCTGACGCCGTGACCGGCCGGGTCATTCTCGTTGCGAGCGGATTTTAGCTTAGATGGAAAGATGGGGCGTTCCTAACGTGCGAAACAAAGGAAGTAGCTGGCATGGGATAACCGATTGCATGAGCAATGCGGTAACATCGCTTTTGCGGATGGCAGTGTTCAGCAATTAACAATCACAAACTTAAACCGCCAACTTCAATTCAGCGGCATCGCCACGAATCGTTTCGTAATTCCGTGAGTGCGGGAGCGTAGTTTTCTGTCATCCCTTCAGGATGCGTCGGGTAATTGGGCGCGTTACCGGTGGTCAGCCCCTGTTTCCCTTACTGACTCACCGGCTACTGTATGGCATCCCTGCTGGGATGCGCGCTCCAACTCCAACGGAGTTGCGGTCTTCGGAGTTCGGATTTCCCCTGGCTCCCCTGTTTTTTTCCGGATGTTCGCTTGTTATCGCGGCGCAGTTCGAGTAGGTTAACGGCGGTTTCAGGAGGGCGGAGAATCGCTCCTGGCGCAAGCCGGGGGAGGAAAGTCCGAACTCCATAGGGCGCGATGCCGCGTAACCCGGCCTGGCTGGGATACACGCGGGCAGTTTGGCGGCGACGCCGGCTGACGGATAGTGCCACAGAGAATATACCGCCGAAATCCGGGTAACCGGGTTGGTAAGGGTGAAAAGGTGCGGTAAGAGCGCACCGCGTCACGCGCAAGCGGGACGGCATGGAAAACCCCATCGGGTGCAAGGCCAAATAGGGGACCTCGGAGCGGCCCGTTCCAAGTCTCACTTCGGTGAGACGGGTCCCGGGTACTGGCTGCTTAGACAAATGATTCTCTCCCCCGTGGCAACACGGGGCAGACAAAAATCGGCTTATAGCCTTCCTGAAACCATTATTTTAAAACCTGATATTATGTTGGATACCGA
The nucleotide sequence above comes from Verrucomicrobiota bacterium. Encoded proteins:
- a CDS encoding GDSL-type esterase/lipase family protein, translated to MKRLRNILGPLLSAVVMANAAAAEKETAPETNALPFKVKNPSMTEGEAQPKHWTDKWIASGKISIRRDAQVFKSAPAALAVESIGGAAQAQAMQFIEAPAGTRFRLTAWARATGKANALVGIQSYTADWKGIEFKAVGNAMAGLDWQRVSGEITLPAKTARFGILLMIQGDGKVWLDDVAVEPAGGAAGDAAGAGTTAAKPKVVAPPKPANAWSPGEGFYPDYPQAWRQVLQGQLDRAKQGNVNLLFIGDSLTQGWDKALWKERFEPLGAVNFGVGGDGTPQVLYRIEHGILDGLAPKTVVLMIGINNTWPGYSAADTVKGITACVQAIAQKLPQTRILLLGVLPIFDRQDGVRNTIKAINAEIAKLADGQRVRFLDFGDKFLNADGSRITELYQPDRLHLTPKAYRIWADALAPLLTP